In a genomic window of Myxococcales bacterium:
- a CDS encoding radical SAM protein: protein MVHLNTGPLCNIRCVYCNVRGGTDQRLFDVAYVERLLDDAAARVLGGADQRGAPTIDLIGGEPTMHPELPRLIAAARARGFARVLICTNGVRLARPGYLDELIAAGLTGVRLSFHDHRAEVAAALADVPGLAATYPEVAAVLLARPDLDTHVFRIVLADNLDALPDYVRWLAAHNRTGRPVDLTIGLPSMRGRLFDNRALYPPLARIRGAVAEAMALASSLGFEPTLHHAPACLYPDDPTRAACTHVVTQQVDAVRGTVTEMNFEGDTVYGAACAACPARTEGCAGLPRAYVEADAAAAEAWLAPIVFSPGRYR, encoded by the coding sequence ATGGTCCACCTCAACACCGGGCCGCTCTGCAACATCCGCTGCGTCTACTGCAACGTGCGCGGCGGCACCGATCAGCGCCTGTTCGACGTCGCCTACGTCGAGCGGCTCCTCGACGACGCGGCCGCGCGCGTCCTCGGCGGCGCCGATCAGCGCGGCGCGCCGACGATCGATCTGATCGGCGGCGAGCCGACGATGCACCCCGAGCTGCCGCGGCTGATCGCGGCCGCGCGCGCGCGGGGCTTCGCCCGGGTGCTGATCTGCACCAACGGCGTGCGCCTGGCCCGGCCCGGCTACCTCGACGAGCTGATCGCCGCTGGCCTGACCGGGGTGCGGCTGTCGTTCCACGATCACCGGGCCGAGGTCGCGGCCGCGCTGGCCGACGTGCCCGGGCTCGCCGCCACCTACCCCGAGGTCGCGGCCGTGCTGCTGGCGCGGCCCGACCTCGACACCCACGTGTTCCGGATCGTGCTGGCCGACAACCTCGACGCCTTGCCCGACTACGTGCGCTGGCTGGCGGCGCACAACCGCACCGGCCGCCCCGTCGATCTGACGATCGGCCTGCCGTCGATGCGCGGCCGGCTGTTCGACAACCGCGCGCTGTACCCGCCGCTGGCGCGCATCCGCGGCGCGGTGGCCGAGGCCATGGCGCTCGCCTCGTCGCTCGGGTTCGAGCCGACGCTGCACCACGCGCCCGCGTGCCTGTACCCCGACGATCCGACCCGGGCCGCGTGCACCCACGTCGTCACGCAGCAGGTCGACGCGGTCCGCGGCACCGTCACCGAGATGAACTTCGAGGGCGACACCGTCTACGGCGCGGCGTGTGCGGCCTGTCCGGCCCGGACCGAGGGCTGCGCCGGCCTGCCGCGGGCCTACGTCGAGGCCGACGCCGCGGCCGCCGAGGCCTGGCTCGCGCCGATCGTGTTCTCGCCCGGGCGCTACCGATGA
- a CDS encoding radical SAM protein, with translation MDVRAHLLALVAPTAIGDELAPGVRLVDAATELGLRLTFAVAGDEVHVEVTPATAGARHAARTAHLTFAYRSRAASAVGQAVCAEVARKADGRDADFVAMLATAADPLAPRVRELVIDRLLEPAGAPDARFYTASPYVGCLIGCRFCYAQSRLAPLRAATGLPPVPWGAWVDVRVNAAAVLAEELRRLPPRPIKFCPIVSDPYHAIEAQRGLTRACLEAIAAVAAPPPVLLLTRSALVARDVDVLAALPWAGVGVSLPTVDDDVRRHFEPRAASIPSRLATLATLRAAGVRTIAVVQPMLPGPLDALVDALATHVDSVSLDVLRGEEAAGPLFDDDRYAAARADGWQRARHAALAAALAARGVPVWSGELPPDLPAGPPTANAVP, from the coding sequence ATGGACGTGCGCGCGCACCTGCTGGCGCTGGTCGCGCCGACCGCGATCGGCGACGAGCTGGCGCCGGGCGTGCGCCTCGTCGACGCCGCGACCGAGCTCGGCCTGCGCCTGACGTTCGCGGTCGCCGGCGACGAGGTCCACGTCGAGGTGACCCCGGCCACCGCCGGCGCGCGCCACGCCGCGCGCACGGCCCACCTGACGTTCGCGTACCGGTCGCGCGCCGCCAGCGCGGTCGGGCAGGCGGTGTGCGCCGAGGTCGCGCGCAAGGCCGACGGCCGCGACGCCGACTTCGTCGCGATGCTCGCGACCGCCGCCGACCCGCTGGCCCCGCGCGTGCGCGAGCTGGTCATCGATCGCCTGCTCGAGCCGGCCGGCGCCCCCGACGCGCGCTTCTACACCGCCAGCCCCTACGTCGGCTGCTTGATCGGCTGTCGGTTCTGCTACGCGCAGTCGCGCCTGGCACCGCTGCGGGCGGCGACCGGCCTGCCGCCGGTGCCGTGGGGCGCGTGGGTCGACGTGCGCGTGAACGCCGCCGCGGTGCTGGCCGAGGAGCTCCGGCGCCTGCCGCCGCGGCCGATCAAGTTCTGTCCGATCGTCAGCGACCCGTACCACGCCATCGAGGCCCAGCGCGGGCTGACCCGGGCGTGCCTCGAGGCCATCGCCGCCGTCGCCGCGCCGCCGCCGGTGCTGCTGCTGACCCGGTCGGCGCTGGTGGCCCGCGACGTCGACGTGCTCGCGGCGCTGCCCTGGGCCGGGGTCGGGGTGTCGCTGCCGACCGTCGACGACGACGTCCGCCGGCACTTCGAGCCGCGGGCCGCGTCGATCCCGTCGCGGCTGGCGACGCTGGCCACGCTGCGGGCCGCGGGCGTGCGCACGATCGCGGTGGTGCAGCCGATGTTGCCAGGCCCGCTCGACGCGCTGGTCGACGCCCTGGCCACTCACGTCGACTCGGTCAGCCTCGACGTGCTGCGCGGCGAGGAGGCCGCCGGGCCGCTGTTCGACGACGACCGCTACGCCGCGGCCCGCGCCGACGGCTGGCAACGCGCGCGGCACGCGGCGCTGGCGGCGGCGCTCGCGGCCCGCGGCGTGCCGGTGTGGTCGGGCGAGCTGCCGCCGGATCTGCCGGCCGGACCGCCGACGGCAAACGCGGTACCCTGA